From the Acidicapsa ligni genome, one window contains:
- a CDS encoding AlkA N-terminal domain-containing protein has product MRLPENSVCYRALQSRDARFDGLIYVGVQSTGIYCRPICPARTPKFENCNFYSSAAAAQEAGFRPCLRCRPESAPDLASWRGTSNTVSRALALIAEGALDGAGASVEKLAARLGLGERQLRRLFLQHLGAAPISVAQTRRVLFAKQLIHETQLPMTEVAAAAGFSSLRRFNETFQELYHRPPGALRRKTSASRTGNETGVTLRIQYRPPYDWDSILAFLQARAIPGVELVENGRYLRTVDIDGLCGSVEIAHQPKWQSLCATIRFPNVKSLPAIVARVRRLFDVGADIETIDAHLASDQFLAPLVAQRPGLRAPGAWDGFEIAVRAVLGQQINVAAARRLAGQLVALHGKELPMEQRHHPELIYAFPTPQRLASAASLGLGMPAARQSSLKAVAEATVADPNLFRPLGSIEETVERLRMIRGIGDWTAQYIALRAIRESDAFPASDIGLLRSAEAIKGEKLTAAHLLDRARSWRPWRAYAAQHLWAADPAKQPRQI; this is encoded by the coding sequence ATGAGATTGCCTGAGAACAGCGTCTGTTATCGAGCATTGCAGAGCAGGGACGCCCGCTTTGACGGCTTGATCTATGTAGGCGTTCAATCCACGGGCATCTATTGCCGCCCCATCTGCCCCGCGCGAACACCGAAGTTTGAGAACTGCAATTTTTACAGTTCTGCCGCTGCAGCTCAGGAAGCAGGCTTTCGCCCGTGCCTTCGCTGCCGTCCCGAAAGCGCCCCGGATCTCGCCTCCTGGCGCGGCACTTCGAATACGGTTTCACGCGCACTCGCTCTCATTGCCGAAGGTGCTCTTGACGGCGCAGGAGCAAGCGTTGAAAAACTTGCAGCGCGTCTCGGACTAGGCGAGCGGCAGCTTCGGCGCCTCTTCCTGCAACACCTGGGAGCCGCACCCATCTCAGTGGCCCAAACGCGCCGAGTGCTGTTCGCCAAGCAGCTGATCCACGAAACGCAACTGCCCATGACAGAAGTCGCAGCCGCAGCCGGATTCAGCAGCCTGCGACGGTTCAATGAAACCTTCCAGGAACTCTACCATCGTCCTCCAGGCGCACTGCGTCGAAAGACATCCGCAAGTCGCACCGGCAACGAAACCGGGGTGACGTTGCGGATTCAATATCGCCCTCCCTATGACTGGGATTCGATCCTCGCCTTTCTCCAGGCGCGGGCAATTCCAGGCGTCGAATTAGTCGAGAACGGACGCTATCTGCGCACCGTCGACATCGATGGCCTATGTGGAAGCGTTGAGATTGCACATCAGCCGAAGTGGCAGAGTCTCTGCGCCACGATTCGCTTCCCCAATGTGAAATCGCTGCCCGCCATTGTCGCGCGGGTGCGGCGTCTCTTCGATGTAGGAGCAGACATTGAGACGATTGACGCTCACCTCGCGAGCGATCAGTTTCTGGCCCCGCTTGTAGCGCAGCGCCCCGGACTACGCGCCCCCGGCGCATGGGACGGTTTTGAAATCGCGGTGCGTGCCGTGCTCGGCCAGCAGATCAACGTTGCCGCAGCACGCCGGCTCGCCGGACAACTCGTTGCACTGCATGGCAAAGAGTTGCCGATGGAGCAAAGGCATCATCCAGAACTGATCTATGCCTTCCCCACTCCGCAACGGCTGGCCTCCGCCGCATCACTCGGCCTGGGAATGCCTGCAGCCCGTCAATCCTCACTGAAAGCAGTAGCCGAAGCTACAGTCGCGGATCCGAATCTATTTCGCCCACTCGGCAGTATCGAAGAAACAGTAGAAAGGCTGCGCATGATTCGCGGAATCGGTGATTGGACAGCACAGTACATCGCCCTGCGCGCCATTCGCGAATCGGATGCCTTCCCCGCATCGGACATCGGCCTGCTCCGCAGCGCAGAGGCCATCAAAGGAGAGAAGCTTACCGCAGCTCACCTATTGGATCGTGCGCGCTCCTGGCGTCCCTGGCGCGCTTACGCAGCACAACATCTCTGGGCCGCGGACCCGGCGAAGCAGCCCCGGCAAATCTGA
- a CDS encoding MGMT family protein: MAISENDPGARSRLKRQLIRDGIKPNDDRDAAFRRVIRSIPKGRVSTYGRVAAAAGYPLYHRAVARLLRVEPLSLPWQRVVGIGGEIKLRGEAAAEQRLRLQMEGVKFRGRRVDMEEYEHALRPWDS; the protein is encoded by the coding sequence ATGGCTATATCTGAAAACGACCCCGGCGCCAGGTCCAGGCTGAAGCGGCAGCTCATCAGAGATGGAATAAAGCCGAACGACGATCGCGACGCTGCGTTTCGTCGAGTCATACGCTCTATTCCTAAAGGCAGGGTGAGCACGTACGGCAGAGTTGCCGCGGCAGCAGGTTATCCGCTCTATCATCGAGCCGTAGCGCGCCTGCTGCGGGTCGAGCCTCTCTCCCTGCCGTGGCAACGCGTAGTAGGCATAGGCGGAGAGATTAAATTACGCGGTGAGGCTGCAGCCGAGCAACGCCTGCGTCTGCAAATGGAGGGTGTCAAATTTCGCGGCCGACGTGTCGACATGGAAGAGTACGAACACGCGTTAAGACCGTGGGATAGCTAG
- a CDS encoding pyridoxamine 5'-phosphate oxidase family protein: MGRRFAEVAFTPHVKKLQELHGSRRQYHRVEEFGEPGDRLGPYERTFISGRDGFYMATVSETGWPYIQFRGGPKGFLRVLDDKTIGFADLRGNKQYISVGNLLHDDRVCLFLMDYVEQQRLKIYGRARISEGDEESQALIRKLQTEEKNSLPERAMVIQIEAFDWNCPQHITPRFTLEELDALEKEDAG, translated from the coding sequence ATGGGACGTCGCTTTGCAGAAGTCGCATTCACGCCGCATGTGAAGAAGCTGCAGGAGCTTCACGGGAGTCGCCGGCAATATCACCGAGTCGAGGAGTTTGGTGAGCCTGGAGATCGTCTTGGGCCATACGAGCGAACTTTTATCAGTGGCAGAGATGGTTTTTACATGGCTACGGTGAGTGAGACGGGCTGGCCTTATATCCAGTTTCGCGGCGGCCCGAAAGGGTTTCTACGTGTGCTGGATGACAAGACGATTGGGTTCGCAGATCTTCGCGGGAATAAGCAGTACATCAGTGTTGGCAACCTCCTGCACGATGATCGGGTTTGTCTTTTTCTGATGGACTACGTGGAGCAGCAGCGCCTCAAGATCTATGGCAGAGCCAGGATTTCCGAGGGAGACGAGGAATCTCAAGCGCTGATTCGCAAGCTGCAGACAGAGGAAAAGAACTCGTTGCCGGAGCGAGCGATGGTGATTCAGATTGAGGCGTTCGATTGGAATTGTCCGCAACATATCACGCCGCGTTTCACGCTGGAAGAGTTGGATGCGCTGGAAAAAGAGGATGCCGGATGA